From a single Arthrobacter sp. SLBN-112 genomic region:
- a CDS encoding uracil-DNA glycosylase gives MSASVHDFVERLAAVDTGAAANNFFNHSVPANALRRSNLEIYLQEMLERRPDLLLVGEAPGFRGMRITGVPFTNRTILEGPANSFGLFGPGKGYVLPPEAGGVAAEPTATVLWQVLEEVDVLPLLWSAFPWHPHQPGKPLSNRTPRPSETKLGTPFWQDLAALFEIRSIVAVGNVAQHSLQRSGLNVPKIRHPAHGGRSGFKRGLEQLLERRVQD, from the coding sequence GTGAGCGCCTCCGTCCACGATTTTGTTGAGCGGCTTGCGGCTGTGGACACGGGAGCTGCAGCGAACAACTTCTTCAACCATTCGGTTCCGGCAAATGCCCTGCGCCGAAGCAACCTTGAGATCTACCTGCAGGAAATGCTGGAAAGGCGCCCGGATCTACTGCTGGTAGGGGAGGCCCCCGGCTTCAGGGGCATGCGCATCACCGGCGTCCCTTTCACCAACCGGACCATCCTCGAAGGCCCCGCCAACAGCTTTGGGCTCTTCGGCCCCGGAAAGGGGTACGTGCTGCCGCCCGAGGCTGGGGGAGTTGCCGCGGAGCCGACGGCCACGGTGCTGTGGCAGGTCCTCGAAGAGGTGGATGTCCTCCCACTACTGTGGAGCGCATTTCCCTGGCATCCTCATCAGCCGGGGAAGCCGTTGTCCAACCGCACGCCCAGGCCCTCGGAAACGAAGCTGGGGACACCTTTCTGGCAGGACCTCGCGGCGCTTTTCGAGATCAGGTCCATCGTGGCGGTGGGCAACGTAGCCCAGCACAGCCTGCAGCGCAGCGGCCTGAACGTCCCCAAAATCCGGCATCCCGCCCATGGCGGCCGGTCTGGCTTCAAACGGGGACTGGAGCAGTTGCTTGAGCGAAGGGTGCAGGACTGA
- a CDS encoding aldo/keto reductase, whose translation MEQRILGKTGRNVSIVGLGTWQLGADWGNVDPAQAQAILAASVEAGVTLFDTADVYGDGKSEQAIGKFLADNPGLGATVATKMGRRVEQRPENYTLANFRQWVDRSRKNLGTDTLDLVQLHCPPTPVYSNNEVYDALDTLVSEGAIKNYGVSVERTDEALEAIRHEGTASVQIILNAFRLKPLDEVLPAAKAAGVGIIARVPLASGLLSGKYSKDTTFAENDHRNYNRKGEAFDVGETFSGVDYELGLKAVAEFEQLVPEGATTAQAAIAWIAAQDGVTTVIPGARNVEQARANAAAAAVSVGKDFDEGVRWIYDHYFREAIHPRW comes from the coding sequence ATGGAACAGCGGATTTTAGGCAAGACCGGACGGAACGTCTCCATTGTGGGGCTGGGTACGTGGCAGCTTGGGGCGGACTGGGGCAACGTTGACCCGGCACAGGCGCAGGCCATCCTCGCAGCCTCCGTGGAGGCCGGCGTCACCCTCTTTGACACGGCCGATGTCTACGGCGACGGCAAGAGCGAGCAGGCCATTGGAAAGTTCCTGGCCGACAACCCTGGCCTGGGCGCCACGGTGGCCACCAAGATGGGCCGGCGGGTGGAACAGCGGCCGGAAAACTACACCCTGGCCAACTTCCGCCAGTGGGTTGACCGGTCACGGAAGAACCTGGGCACGGACACCTTGGACCTGGTCCAGCTGCACTGCCCGCCCACCCCGGTCTACAGCAACAACGAGGTGTACGACGCCCTCGACACCCTCGTGTCAGAAGGGGCCATCAAGAACTACGGCGTCAGCGTGGAACGGACGGACGAGGCCCTCGAAGCGATCCGCCACGAGGGAACCGCGTCGGTCCAGATCATCCTGAATGCCTTCCGGCTCAAGCCGCTGGATGAGGTCCTCCCGGCTGCCAAGGCCGCAGGCGTGGGCATCATCGCACGCGTGCCGCTCGCCTCCGGCCTACTCTCCGGCAAGTACTCGAAAGACACCACCTTCGCCGAGAACGACCACCGGAACTACAACCGCAAGGGCGAAGCCTTCGACGTCGGTGAGACCTTCTCCGGCGTGGACTACGAACTGGGCCTGAAGGCCGTGGCCGAGTTCGAGCAGCTGGTGCCGGAAGGGGCAACGACGGCCCAGGCTGCCATCGCCTGGATCGCCGCGCAGGATGGCGTCACTACCGTCATCCCCGGTGCCCGCAACGTGGAGCAGGCGCGGGCCAATGCCGCTGCAGCCGCGGTCAGCGTTGGCAAGGACTTCGACGAAGGCGTCCGCTGGATCTACGACCACTACTTCCGCGAGGCCATCCACCCCCGCTGGTAA
- a CDS encoding molybdopterin-dependent oxidoreductase has translation MAIEINGTSADAAPRPGQCLRTFLREQGNLGVKKGCDGGDCGACTVHVDGTPVHSCIYPAARAEGHSVTTIEGLAGAGGAEGQLHPVQQQFLERQGFQCGFCTAGMVMTAATFSDAQKENLPRNLKGNLCRCTGYRAIADAVCGDAGHPDPQGPGSGIAGEGQPDPEAGRLGDDVPAPASRAVVTGTARYTLDVPQELLQGLLHLKILRSPHAHARVVSIDKAAALEVPGVVAVLTSEDAPEQLFSTAQHELFTDDPDDTRVLDDVVRFIGQRVAGVVAESVGAAEAGVRALQVEYEELPAVLSPQEALLPNAPLVHGDKDAARSRIAGPERNVVAELHSELGSVAGGFAAADFIHEQTYQTQRVQHVALETHAAIASVDAEGRLQVRTSSQVPFLVRRTLCRVFGLEEDKVHVVAGRVGGGFGGKQEVLTEDLVALAALKLQRPVQLELTRTEQFTATTTRHPFTIKLKAGASRDGKLTALELDVVTNTGAYGNHGPGVMFHGCGESLAVYNCANKKVDAHSVYTNTVPAGAFRGYGLSQMIFAIESAMDELAAGIGMDPLEFRRLNMVREGDHMLSTQPDPEEDVHYGSYGLDQCLDLVRDALDRGRERYRQAGLEDLGPDWMVGEGAALSMIDTVPPRGHFAHSRLRLLPDGTYQADVGTAEFGNGTTTVHAQLAATALSTQASRVAVRQSDTDLVEHDSGAFGSAGTVVAGKATLAAAEELAVRIRAFAAGVRQTQASACVLDGDSLVVDGTPVALSELAQAAAEAGVELAAEGRWGGTPRSVAFNVHGFRVAVNRGTGELKILQSVQAADAGVVVNPRQCRGQIEGGIAQALGATLYEEVVVDDAGKVTTDILRQYHIPTFADVPRSEVYFADTNDKMGPLGAKSMSESPFNPVAPALANAIRNATGVRFASLPIARDRIYLGLKEAGLVPKLEHVPS, from the coding sequence ATGGCCATCGAGATCAACGGAACTTCTGCGGACGCCGCGCCCCGTCCGGGGCAGTGCCTGCGGACGTTCCTCCGGGAGCAGGGAAACCTGGGGGTGAAGAAGGGCTGCGACGGCGGCGACTGCGGTGCCTGCACCGTGCATGTGGACGGCACCCCGGTCCACAGCTGCATCTACCCTGCGGCCAGGGCAGAAGGACACTCTGTCACCACTATCGAGGGGCTCGCCGGGGCCGGCGGCGCTGAGGGGCAGCTCCACCCCGTGCAGCAGCAGTTCCTGGAGCGCCAGGGCTTCCAGTGCGGCTTCTGCACGGCCGGCATGGTGATGACTGCCGCCACCTTCAGTGATGCACAGAAGGAGAACCTGCCCAGGAACCTCAAGGGCAACCTGTGCCGGTGCACCGGGTACCGCGCCATCGCTGATGCGGTCTGCGGGGATGCCGGCCATCCGGATCCCCAGGGGCCGGGCTCCGGCATCGCCGGGGAGGGGCAGCCTGATCCGGAAGCGGGCCGGCTGGGTGACGACGTCCCGGCTCCGGCCAGCCGGGCAGTGGTCACCGGAACGGCCCGGTACACGCTGGACGTTCCGCAGGAGCTGCTCCAGGGCCTGCTGCACCTCAAGATCCTGCGTTCGCCGCATGCCCATGCCCGGGTGGTGTCCATCGACAAGGCTGCGGCACTGGAGGTCCCCGGAGTGGTGGCCGTCCTCACCTCCGAGGACGCGCCCGAGCAACTGTTCTCCACTGCCCAGCACGAGCTGTTCACGGACGACCCCGACGATACCCGGGTGCTCGATGACGTGGTCAGGTTCATCGGGCAGCGGGTGGCCGGCGTCGTGGCGGAATCAGTGGGCGCCGCGGAAGCAGGCGTGCGTGCGCTGCAGGTGGAGTATGAGGAACTCCCGGCCGTCCTCTCGCCCCAGGAGGCGCTGCTCCCCAACGCGCCGCTGGTCCACGGGGACAAGGACGCTGCCCGCTCCCGGATTGCAGGGCCGGAACGGAACGTGGTGGCGGAGCTGCACTCGGAGCTGGGAAGCGTGGCCGGTGGCTTCGCCGCCGCCGACTTCATCCATGAACAGACCTACCAAACCCAGCGGGTGCAGCACGTGGCACTGGAAACCCACGCTGCCATCGCCTCGGTGGATGCCGAGGGCCGGCTGCAGGTGCGCACCTCCAGCCAGGTCCCGTTCCTGGTCCGCCGCACCCTCTGCCGGGTCTTTGGGCTTGAAGAGGACAAGGTGCATGTGGTGGCCGGGCGTGTGGGCGGTGGATTCGGCGGCAAGCAGGAAGTCCTCACCGAGGACCTCGTGGCGCTCGCGGCCCTGAAACTGCAGCGGCCGGTCCAGCTGGAACTGACCCGCACCGAACAGTTCACCGCCACCACCACCCGGCACCCGTTCACCATCAAGCTGAAGGCCGGGGCCAGCCGGGACGGGAAGCTGACGGCCCTGGAGCTGGACGTGGTAACCAACACCGGCGCCTACGGCAACCACGGTCCCGGCGTCATGTTCCACGGCTGCGGCGAATCGCTGGCGGTGTACAACTGTGCCAACAAGAAGGTGGACGCGCATTCGGTATACACCAATACCGTGCCGGCCGGTGCTTTCCGCGGGTACGGGCTGAGCCAGATGATCTTCGCCATCGAGTCGGCCATGGATGAGCTGGCCGCCGGCATCGGCATGGATCCGCTGGAGTTCCGTCGCCTGAACATGGTCCGCGAGGGGGACCACATGCTGTCCACGCAGCCCGACCCGGAGGAAGACGTCCACTACGGCAGCTACGGGCTGGACCAATGCCTGGACCTGGTCCGGGATGCCCTGGACCGCGGCCGCGAACGCTACCGGCAGGCCGGCCTTGAGGATCTGGGGCCGGACTGGATGGTGGGCGAAGGCGCTGCCTTGTCCATGATCGACACCGTGCCGCCGCGCGGCCACTTTGCCCATTCCCGCCTCCGGCTCCTGCCGGACGGGACGTACCAGGCCGACGTCGGGACCGCCGAATTCGGCAACGGCACCACCACGGTGCACGCCCAGCTTGCCGCCACGGCCCTCTCAACGCAGGCGTCCAGGGTGGCGGTGCGGCAGTCGGACACGGACCTGGTGGAGCACGACAGCGGGGCGTTCGGCTCAGCCGGCACGGTGGTGGCCGGCAAGGCCACCCTCGCCGCAGCGGAGGAGCTGGCGGTCCGGATCCGGGCCTTCGCCGCCGGCGTCCGGCAGACCCAGGCCTCGGCGTGCGTCCTCGACGGGGATTCCCTGGTGGTGGACGGGACTCCCGTGGCCCTTTCGGAACTTGCGCAGGCGGCCGCGGAAGCCGGCGTCGAACTCGCTGCCGAAGGGCGCTGGGGGGGTACACCGCGCTCCGTCGCGTTCAACGTGCACGGCTTCCGGGTGGCGGTGAACCGCGGCACCGGCGAGCTGAAAATCCTGCAAAGCGTGCAGGCAGCCGACGCCGGCGTGGTGGTCAACCCGCGGCAGTGCCGCGGCCAAATCGAAGGCGGGATCGCGCAGGCCCTGGGTGCCACGCTGTACGAGGAAGTGGTGGTGGACGACGCCGGGAAGGTCACCACGGACATCCTCCGGCAGTACCACATTCCTACTTTTGCGGACGTGCCGCGCAGCGAGGTCTACTTCGCGGACACCAACGACAAAATGGGGCCGCTGGGAGCCAAGTCCATGAGCGAAAGCCCGTTCAACCCGGTGGCGCCGGCGCTCGCCAACGCCATCCGCAACGCCACCGGGGTGCGCTTCGCGTCCCTGCCCATTGCCCGGGACCGGATCTACCTGGGGCTGAAGGAGGCGGGGCTGGTACCGAAGCTGGAGCACGTTCCGTCCTAG
- a CDS encoding FAD binding domain-containing protein: protein MDMNTIEAVVRTTDPAEWRDGDAWLAGGTVLFSYGSYAFGPQPLKRLLDLGAAGWTPITVTGDGMELAATCTIAELYSLPGLPDVSGRGWPALDLVRACCDSFVASFKVWNMSTVGGNLCTSLPAGPVISLCAGLDGVATILAPGGGSRTLPVADFITGDARNGLAPGELLRSVRLPASALSARVAFRRLSLSNLGRSGVLLIGRLDAGASLVLTVTAATKRPVQLRFDALPEADHLTAALDEAIPADLYHDDIHGLPAWRRDMTYRLAEEIRAELAAPQGTPGLAVSGDFWPPRNGGIPESGPTTLSKGA from the coding sequence ATGGACATGAACACCATTGAGGCGGTGGTGCGCACCACCGACCCCGCGGAATGGCGCGACGGCGATGCCTGGCTGGCCGGCGGGACGGTTCTCTTCTCCTACGGCAGCTACGCCTTCGGGCCGCAGCCGCTCAAACGGCTCCTGGACCTGGGCGCTGCCGGCTGGACGCCCATCACGGTGACCGGCGACGGCATGGAGCTCGCCGCCACCTGCACCATCGCGGAGCTGTACAGCCTTCCCGGCCTGCCGGATGTTTCGGGCCGCGGCTGGCCTGCACTGGACCTGGTCCGGGCCTGCTGCGACTCCTTCGTGGCCTCTTTCAAGGTGTGGAACATGTCCACGGTGGGCGGCAACCTCTGCACGTCGCTACCCGCCGGGCCCGTCATCTCCCTCTGCGCCGGGCTCGACGGCGTGGCCACCATCCTGGCTCCCGGCGGCGGCAGCCGCACCCTCCCGGTGGCGGACTTCATCACCGGTGATGCCAGGAACGGCCTGGCACCGGGCGAGCTGCTCCGCAGCGTCCGCCTCCCGGCGTCGGCCCTTTCCGCCCGCGTGGCCTTCCGCCGCCTGTCGTTGAGCAATTTGGGCCGGTCCGGGGTGCTGCTCATTGGAAGGCTCGACGCCGGGGCCTCCCTGGTGCTGACGGTCACCGCCGCCACCAAGCGGCCCGTGCAGCTGCGCTTCGACGCGCTGCCTGAGGCGGACCACTTGACGGCGGCCCTCGACGAGGCGATCCCTGCAGACCTTTACCACGACGACATCCACGGGCTGCCGGCCTGGCGCCGCGACATGACCTACCGGCTGGCAGAGGAAATCCGGGCCGAACTTGCAGCGCCGCAGGGAACGCCGGGACTGGCTGTGTCCGGAGACTTCTGGCCGCCGCGGAACGGCGGGATCCCGGAGTCCGGGCCCACAACTCTTTCGAAAGGGGCCTGA
- a CDS encoding XdhC family protein codes for MLDLIPSLGPWMPRLACRRFAVATIVAASGSVPRPVATSMLVTESGEVLGSLSGGCVEGAVVALAQEAMDDDATRLETFGFSAADAFAAGLTCGGQLDIHIQPVPAAQPGEAGHPLRTALLQLSGTSPDQPVALVRMLGSAGGGAVVLSDPATFSLAASPELAALLHGEPALQLESMVRSGCTGLVRLGQPGDCPPDRTGAGQPSGEPAMLVESRLAPPRMLVFGANDFGAALVPAAKLLGYHVTLVDARPAFAGQPRFAAADQVVADWPHRYLASEAAAGRMDRRTVVAVLTHDPKFDIPLLETALALDLAYVGAMGSRRSHLQRVAELLSAGVPPERIAQLHSPIGLDLSAVTPAEVAVSITAEIIAARSRTASCLPLRETSGTIHHHPTHSHPAPAPVPTDVDKQEIAWT; via the coding sequence ATGCTTGACCTGATCCCTTCGCTCGGCCCCTGGATGCCCCGGCTTGCATGCCGGCGGTTCGCCGTGGCCACCATCGTGGCCGCTTCCGGCTCCGTGCCCCGGCCCGTGGCCACGTCCATGCTGGTCACCGAATCGGGCGAGGTGCTGGGCAGCCTCTCCGGCGGCTGCGTGGAAGGCGCCGTGGTGGCGCTCGCCCAGGAGGCAATGGACGACGACGCCACACGCCTCGAGACCTTCGGCTTCAGCGCCGCCGACGCCTTCGCCGCCGGGCTCACCTGCGGGGGTCAGCTGGACATCCACATCCAGCCGGTGCCCGCCGCCCAGCCCGGAGAGGCCGGGCATCCGCTGCGCACCGCCCTGCTGCAACTCTCCGGTACCAGCCCGGACCAACCCGTGGCCCTGGTACGGATGCTGGGCAGCGCAGGAGGCGGCGCCGTCGTCCTTTCCGATCCCGCCACCTTCTCTCTGGCTGCGTCCCCGGAGCTGGCAGCCCTGCTGCACGGTGAACCGGCGCTGCAGCTGGAGTCCATGGTGCGCAGCGGCTGCACGGGCCTGGTCCGGCTGGGCCAGCCGGGGGATTGTCCTCCGGACCGGACAGGCGCCGGGCAGCCTTCCGGCGAGCCGGCCATGCTCGTGGAGTCCCGGCTGGCCCCGCCGCGGATGTTGGTGTTCGGCGCCAACGACTTCGGCGCGGCGCTGGTCCCGGCCGCCAAGCTGCTGGGCTACCACGTCACCCTCGTGGATGCCCGGCCGGCCTTTGCCGGGCAGCCCCGTTTCGCCGCCGCGGACCAGGTGGTGGCCGACTGGCCGCACCGGTACCTTGCGTCGGAGGCGGCCGCCGGCAGGATGGACCGCCGCACCGTGGTGGCCGTCCTGACCCACGATCCCAAGTTCGATATCCCGCTGCTGGAAACCGCGCTGGCCCTGGACCTTGCCTACGTGGGCGCCATGGGCTCCCGCCGCAGCCACCTCCAGCGGGTTGCCGAACTCCTCAGCGCAGGCGTCCCGCCGGAGCGGATCGCGCAGCTGCACTCACCCATCGGGCTGGATCTCAGTGCCGTCACGCCGGCTGAAGTGGCGGTGTCCATCACCGCGGAAATCATCGCCGCCCGCAGCCGCACCGCCAGCTGCCTGCCGCTGCGGGAAACATCCGGCACCATCCATCACCACCCCACGCATTCCCACCCCGCGCCCGCCCCGGTGCCCACAGACGTTGACAAGCAGGAGATCGCATGGACATGA
- a CDS encoding NCS2 family permease encodes MTILDHSHEEHPAPTTSTSRRTPRTSAQGSQTPQPPESFLDRFFQVTRRGSTLAREFRGGLVTFFTMAYIVILNPLILGGFSADNAPTDVAGGWLSAAQVGAVTGLTAGVMTILFGLIANLPFGLAAGLGINSFLAVSVIQEVTWPEAMGLVVINGILIVLFGVTGARTAIFRAVPKELKAAITVGIGLFIAFIGFVDSGFVRPTAGGPPVQLGDGGSITSVPTLVFVVGLLAMGILVARKVQGGLLIGIVGTTALAAVVEAILKLGPASATNPGGWHLNTPVLSGQLVSAPDLGLVGHFDLFGSFSRIGGLAATMLVFTLVFTNFFDAMGTMTGLAKSAGVAHKDGTFPRLKAAFIVEGFGAVAGGATSGSSNTVYIDSAAGIGEGARTGLASVVTGVLFLGSMFLTPLTSVVPLEVAAAALVVVGAMMMAQIREIKFTKFTVALPAFLTIVTMPLSYSIANGIGVGFVSWAVIGSASGKAKKIHPLMWVVSIGFLVYFARGPINHLLGG; translated from the coding sequence ATGACCATCCTGGACCATTCCCACGAGGAGCATCCGGCTCCAACCACCAGCACCTCCCGGCGGACGCCACGCACGTCGGCGCAGGGATCACAGACCCCCCAGCCGCCGGAATCCTTCCTGGACCGTTTCTTCCAGGTCACCCGGCGCGGCTCAACCCTTGCCCGCGAATTCCGCGGCGGCCTGGTCACCTTCTTCACCATGGCGTACATCGTCATCCTGAACCCCCTCATCCTCGGTGGGTTCAGCGCGGACAACGCCCCCACCGACGTCGCCGGGGGCTGGCTGTCCGCCGCGCAGGTGGGTGCCGTCACCGGACTCACGGCCGGCGTCATGACCATCCTCTTCGGCCTTATCGCCAACCTCCCGTTCGGACTTGCCGCCGGGCTGGGCATCAACTCGTTCTTGGCGGTCTCGGTGATCCAGGAAGTCACCTGGCCCGAGGCCATGGGCCTGGTGGTGATCAACGGCATCCTGATTGTCCTCTTCGGCGTCACCGGTGCCCGGACCGCCATCTTCCGGGCGGTGCCCAAGGAACTCAAGGCGGCCATAACCGTGGGCATCGGCCTGTTCATCGCCTTCATCGGTTTCGTGGACTCCGGCTTCGTCCGGCCCACGGCAGGCGGACCCCCTGTCCAGCTGGGCGACGGCGGCTCCATCACCTCGGTGCCCACGCTCGTGTTCGTCGTCGGCCTCCTGGCTATGGGCATCCTGGTGGCCCGCAAGGTCCAGGGCGGCCTGCTCATCGGCATCGTCGGCACTACCGCGCTGGCCGCCGTCGTCGAGGCCATTTTGAAGCTGGGCCCGGCCAGCGCAACCAACCCCGGCGGCTGGCACCTGAACACCCCGGTCCTGTCCGGCCAGCTGGTATCCGCGCCGGACCTGGGCCTGGTGGGCCACTTTGATCTCTTTGGTTCGTTTAGCCGGATCGGCGGCCTCGCCGCCACCATGCTGGTCTTCACGCTGGTGTTCACCAACTTCTTCGACGCCATGGGCACCATGACCGGCCTGGCCAAGAGCGCCGGCGTCGCCCACAAGGACGGAACGTTCCCGCGGCTGAAGGCGGCCTTCATCGTGGAAGGCTTCGGCGCCGTGGCGGGCGGTGCCACCTCCGGCTCCTCCAACACCGTGTACATCGACTCCGCGGCCGGCATCGGCGAAGGTGCCCGCACCGGCCTGGCGTCGGTGGTCACCGGCGTGCTGTTCCTCGGTTCCATGTTCCTCACGCCGCTCACCAGCGTGGTGCCGCTGGAAGTTGCCGCTGCCGCGTTGGTGGTGGTGGGCGCGATGATGATGGCCCAGATCCGCGAGATCAAGTTCACCAAATTCACGGTGGCCCTGCCCGCATTCCTCACCATCGTCACCATGCCGCTGAGCTACTCGATCGCCAACGGCATCGGCGTCGGCTTTGTGAGCTGGGCCGTCATCGGGTCGGCCTCCGGCAAGGCGAAGAAGATCCATCCGCTGATGTGGGTGGTGAGCATCGGTTTCCTGGTGTACTTCGCGCGCGGACCGATCAACCACCTGCTGGGCGGCTGA
- a CDS encoding nucleoside deaminase, protein MSTTVTAEQFLARSIRLATANVLNSGGPFGAMIVTADGQTFDGVNRVTADNDPTAHAEVTAIRTACRELGTFDLSGATLYTSCEPCPMCLASALWARVGSVVYAADRHDAASVGFDDAVFYEYFENQDRDSLMPVSKLELGDPQAPAPLEPFNTWNTLESRIDY, encoded by the coding sequence ATGAGTACCACCGTCACGGCCGAACAATTTTTGGCCCGCTCCATCCGGCTGGCAACGGCCAACGTCCTTAACAGCGGAGGCCCCTTCGGCGCCATGATCGTCACGGCGGACGGCCAGACGTTCGACGGCGTCAACCGCGTCACCGCCGACAACGATCCCACCGCGCACGCCGAAGTGACTGCCATCCGCACCGCCTGCCGCGAGCTGGGCACCTTCGACCTCAGCGGCGCCACCCTCTACACCAGCTGCGAGCCCTGCCCCATGTGCCTGGCCTCCGCGCTCTGGGCCCGGGTAGGCAGTGTTGTCTACGCCGCTGACCGCCACGACGCCGCCTCCGTGGGCTTCGACGACGCCGTGTTCTACGAATACTTCGAAAACCAGGACAGGGACTCCCTGATGCCGGTATCCAAGCTGGAACTGGGCGATCCCCAGGCCCCAGCCCCGTTGGAGCCGTTCAATACCTGGAACACGCTCGAATCCAGGATTGACTACTAG
- a CDS encoding 8-oxoguanine deaminase produces MTQSTAPASRLWIRNPQAAFTANNLDAAGGLVVSGGVITEVLAAGQQPSAPCTKTFDAGSHVLLPGLINTHHHFYQTLTRAWGPVANAPLFPWLQNLYPVWARLTPKDLELAATVALAELLLSGCTTAADHHYLFPAGLEDAIDIEVAAVRRLGMRATLTRGSMTLGTDDGGLPPQSTVQRPEVVLEDSERLVGRYHERGEDAVVQIAPAPCSPFSVTREIMAESAALAERLDVRLHTHLAETLDEEDFCREMFGLRTVDYLDSVGWLTDRTWLGHGIHFSDAEISRLGAAGTAVAHCPTSNMRLASGTARVLELEDAGVPVGLGVDGSASNDASNMILEARQALYLQRLRYGADVPVERALGWATRGSAAVLGRPGLGQLAPGMQADLALFRLDDLRFSGSHDPIAALLLCGADRADRVMVGGQWRVVDGRIPGLDVAGLIAEHSAAARRLVNGTR; encoded by the coding sequence ATGACGCAATCCACCGCACCCGCATCCCGTCTATGGATCAGGAATCCGCAGGCCGCTTTCACCGCCAACAACCTCGATGCCGCAGGTGGCCTGGTGGTCAGTGGCGGCGTCATTACCGAGGTCCTGGCAGCGGGGCAGCAGCCGTCCGCGCCCTGCACGAAAACGTTCGATGCGGGCAGCCACGTGCTGTTGCCGGGCCTGATCAACACGCACCACCACTTCTACCAAACCCTCACCCGGGCCTGGGGTCCGGTGGCCAATGCACCCCTGTTCCCGTGGCTGCAGAACCTCTATCCCGTCTGGGCCCGGCTCACCCCCAAGGACCTGGAACTGGCCGCGACGGTGGCCCTCGCCGAGCTGCTGCTCTCCGGCTGCACCACCGCTGCCGACCATCACTACCTTTTTCCCGCGGGCCTCGAGGACGCCATCGACATCGAGGTGGCGGCAGTGCGCCGGCTGGGCATGCGCGCCACGCTCACCCGCGGATCCATGACGCTGGGAACGGACGACGGCGGCCTGCCGCCGCAGTCCACGGTGCAGCGCCCGGAGGTGGTGCTGGAAGACAGCGAGCGCCTGGTGGGCCGGTACCACGAGCGCGGCGAGGACGCGGTGGTCCAGATCGCGCCGGCTCCCTGCTCGCCGTTCTCGGTGACCAGGGAGATCATGGCCGAAAGTGCGGCACTCGCGGAGCGGCTGGACGTCCGGCTGCACACCCACCTGGCAGAGACCCTCGATGAGGAGGACTTCTGCCGGGAAATGTTCGGGCTGCGGACGGTGGACTACCTGGACAGCGTTGGCTGGCTGACGGACCGCACCTGGCTGGGGCATGGCATCCACTTCAGTGACGCCGAGATCAGCCGCCTCGGCGCCGCGGGGACCGCCGTGGCGCACTGCCCCACCTCCAACATGCGGCTGGCCTCGGGCACCGCACGCGTCCTGGAACTGGAGGACGCGGGAGTTCCGGTGGGGCTGGGGGTGGACGGCTCGGCGTCGAACGATGCCTCCAACATGATCCTGGAGGCCCGGCAGGCCCTCTACCTGCAGCGGCTGCGCTACGGCGCGGATGTTCCGGTGGAGCGGGCACTGGGCTGGGCCACCCGCGGTTCCGCCGCCGTCCTGGGGCGGCCGGGGCTGGGCCAGCTGGCGCCAGGGATGCAGGCGGATCTCGCACTGTTCCGGCTCGATGACCTGCGTTTCTCCGGCAGCCACGACCCCATCGCCGCCCTCCTCCTGTGTGGCGCGGACCGTGCAGACCGGGTGATGGTGGGCGGGCAGTGGCGGGTGGTGGACGGCCGGATTCCGGGGCTGGATGTGGCAGGGTTGATTGCCGAGCACTCGGCCGCGGCACGGCGCCTGGTGAATGGCACCCGCTGA